Proteins from one Mesorhizobium sp. M9A.F.Ca.ET.002.03.1.2 genomic window:
- the ccoS gene encoding cbb3-type cytochrome oxidase assembly protein CcoS produces MTTLVYLIPVALFLGALGLFGFLWALRSGQYEDLDGAAERILIDPDDRPS; encoded by the coding sequence ATGACGACGCTCGTCTATCTCATACCGGTGGCTCTGTTTCTCGGCGCGCTTGGGCTGTTTGGCTTCCTGTGGGCCTTGAGGAGTGGTCAATACGAGGATCTCGACGGAGCCGCCGAGCGGATCCTCATCGATCCGGATGACAGGCCGAGCTAA
- a CDS encoding NUDIX domain-containing protein: protein MAKKSAGILPYRKSTNGLQVLLVHPGGPFWQNRDLGAWSIAKGEYGDDEQPEAAARREFVEETGWKLEGALLPLGELRQRGGKLITAFGVEDDFDTGTLRSNMFEMEWPPRSGRMRFFPEIDRAEWYGLDVAREKMLVGQRPFLDRLVVSV, encoded by the coding sequence ATGGCGAAGAAAAGTGCGGGCATCCTGCCTTACCGCAAGTCAACGAACGGGTTGCAGGTTTTGCTTGTCCACCCGGGCGGCCCGTTCTGGCAAAACCGCGATCTCGGGGCCTGGTCCATTGCCAAGGGCGAGTATGGCGACGACGAACAGCCTGAAGCCGCGGCGCGTCGCGAATTTGTGGAGGAAACCGGCTGGAAGCTCGAGGGAGCGCTGCTCCCCCTGGGAGAGCTGCGCCAGCGCGGAGGCAAGCTCATTACGGCCTTCGGCGTCGAAGACGATTTCGACACCGGCACTTTGCGAAGCAATATGTTCGAGATGGAATGGCCGCCGCGCAGCGGCCGCATGCGGTTCTTTCCGGAGATCGATCGCGCAGAGTGGTACGGCCTCGATGTGGCTCGGGAAAAGATGCTTGTCGGCCAGCGGCCCTTTCTCGACCGGCTTGTGGTGTCCGTCTAG
- a CDS encoding phosphoribosyltransferase: MFRDRQEAGDKLGTELGKLQLRQPVVLALPRGGVPVAVEVAKALGAPLDLLIVRKVGAPGNPELAVAAIVDGDPPDIVLNREIVEAYSLDNADLDALIAVERPELERRRTAYRGKCRRLSVAGKTAIIVDDGAATGTTMKVAIRALKRRSPREIIVAVPVSPRDTVAELAREADRVVCLSQPGQFRALGYHYLYFPQLSDDEVIAAVDEAVQSRKAGQHRNQKRASGTVRETTTRIAEKNRRSQRC, encoded by the coding sequence ATGTTCCGCGACAGGCAGGAAGCCGGGGATAAGCTCGGCACCGAACTGGGCAAGCTTCAACTGCGCCAGCCCGTGGTGCTGGCGCTGCCGCGAGGCGGCGTTCCTGTCGCCGTGGAAGTGGCCAAAGCCCTGGGGGCGCCTCTCGACCTGCTCATCGTCCGCAAGGTTGGCGCACCGGGCAATCCGGAACTGGCTGTCGCAGCGATCGTGGACGGCGATCCACCCGACATAGTGCTCAACCGGGAGATTGTTGAGGCCTACTCGCTGGACAATGCCGATCTTGATGCACTGATCGCCGTTGAACGCCCTGAACTCGAACGCCGTCGCACTGCATATCGGGGCAAATGCAGACGCTTGTCGGTCGCCGGAAAGACCGCGATCATCGTGGATGACGGGGCCGCGACCGGCACGACGATGAAGGTCGCGATCCGCGCGCTCAAGCGCCGGTCACCTCGGGAAATCATCGTAGCGGTTCCTGTTTCGCCGCGGGACACGGTGGCTGAGCTCGCTCGGGAGGCCGACCGTGTTGTTTGCCTCAGTCAGCCTGGGCAGTTCCGCGCGCTTGGCTACCATTATCTGTATTTCCCTCAGCTTTCCGACGACGAGGTCATCGCCGCGGTGGACGAGGCCGTCCAGTCGCGAAAAGCCGGCCAGCACCGAAATCAGAAGCGCGCCTCAGGCACGGTCAGAGAAACAACGACACGGATAGCCGAGAAAAATAGGAGATCGCAACGATGCTGA
- a CDS encoding universal stress protein gives MSYKSIIVNLAVDAPPAAMVKVGVELAERFGAHLMGLAAADVPPLVATGDGMVYEGEIMQIQRTEIEKRLAELRAEFERLVPASITSEWRQAVCSPTRLLSVSARAADLIVTGSGDGENVYRAVDIGSLALGAGRPVLVAANNIEHVPARTVLVAWKDTREARRAMADALPFLTRANEVVVATIDTDRDGSIRDSLADVAVFLERHGIKARTEMIAGEADGDRLLTLARSIQADLIVSGAYGHSRLREWAFGGVTRTLIAQSGINRFMSF, from the coding sequence ATGTCCTACAAGTCGATCATCGTGAACCTCGCCGTGGATGCACCTCCCGCGGCCATGGTGAAGGTCGGGGTCGAGCTTGCGGAACGGTTTGGAGCCCATCTTATGGGCCTGGCGGCAGCGGATGTCCCACCGCTGGTCGCGACCGGCGACGGCATGGTCTATGAAGGCGAGATCATGCAGATCCAGCGAACCGAGATCGAAAAGCGGCTTGCCGAACTGCGTGCTGAATTCGAGAGGCTGGTTCCGGCTTCGATCACGAGCGAATGGAGGCAGGCCGTCTGCAGCCCGACCCGCCTCCTCAGCGTTTCCGCCCGGGCAGCCGACCTCATCGTTACCGGCAGCGGGGATGGAGAAAATGTCTATCGCGCTGTGGATATCGGCAGCCTTGCTCTCGGCGCCGGCCGGCCGGTCTTGGTCGCGGCGAACAACATCGAACACGTTCCGGCAAGAACCGTGCTTGTTGCCTGGAAAGACACCAGGGAGGCGCGACGGGCGATGGCGGATGCACTGCCTTTTCTGACCAGGGCCAACGAGGTCGTCGTCGCCACGATAGATACCGACCGCGACGGAAGCATTCGTGATAGCCTCGCCGATGTCGCGGTCTTTCTTGAACGCCACGGCATCAAGGCGCGAACCGAAATGATTGCCGGCGAGGCCGATGGCGACCGGCTGTTGACACTCGCGCGCTCGATTCAGGCGGACCTGATCGTCTCCGGTGCCTATGGTCATAGCCGTCTGCGGGAATGGGCGTTCGGCGGCGTAACCCGTACGCTGATCGCACAGAGCGGCATCAATCGCTTCATGTCGTTTTGA
- a CDS encoding bifunctional aminoglycoside phosphotransferase/ATP-binding protein, translating into MIVDDQKATIAFLLDPAAYGETGPVETIETHISRIFLIGRRAYKIKRAVELPYVDFSTPALRLAACEKEVELNAKTAPGLYLGVRRVTREAGGKLAFDGSGEVVDAAIEMVRFDQSKLLDRMAAGGELTPALMTAVARMIVRYHRGAPVIHSGSGSSNLAGVLDINEAGFATSHVFDRAEIKAFTGAFRTALARHSELLDRREAAGKIRRCHGDLHLRNICLFDGEPRLFDCIEFNDQIASIDMLYDLAFLLMDLWHRGFPELANLVMNRYLDEADDEDGFILLPFFMAVRAAVRAHVIATQIEEGSAVSGGLTAEARSYFELARTLLQAKSPRVIAIGGLSGSGKTSVAEALAAHIGSPPGARIVESDRIRKAMHGVPAETKLPDRAYRPEVSDRVYGEMAWRAGLILSEGGSVVADAVFDRPADRNRIEKAASDRAVAFAGFWLEADPLVLWRRVSERSGGPSDATVDILSRQLQRNAAPSAWRKVDADRKLADIAAELADFSDAAASASARGDPIKTAS; encoded by the coding sequence ATGATCGTTGACGACCAAAAGGCCACGATCGCGTTTCTGCTCGATCCCGCCGCATATGGCGAGACCGGGCCTGTCGAGACGATCGAAACCCATATTTCGCGTATCTTCCTGATTGGCCGGCGCGCCTACAAGATCAAGCGAGCCGTCGAGCTTCCCTATGTCGACTTCTCGACCCCGGCCCTGCGGCTCGCCGCTTGCGAGAAGGAGGTGGAGCTCAACGCCAAGACCGCGCCCGGCCTCTATCTGGGTGTGCGGCGCGTCACGCGAGAGGCCGGCGGCAAGCTCGCCTTCGACGGAAGCGGCGAAGTGGTCGATGCGGCGATCGAAATGGTTCGCTTCGATCAGTCGAAGCTCCTCGACCGAATGGCAGCCGGCGGCGAACTGACGCCTGCGCTGATGACGGCGGTCGCGCGCATGATCGTGCGCTATCATCGCGGTGCGCCGGTGATCCACAGCGGCAGCGGATCCTCGAACCTGGCAGGCGTGCTCGACATCAACGAAGCTGGCTTTGCCACCAGCCATGTTTTCGATAGAGCCGAAATCAAGGCTTTCACAGGGGCCTTCCGTACTGCCCTCGCCCGTCATTCCGAGCTGCTCGACCGGCGGGAGGCAGCAGGCAAGATCCGGCGATGTCACGGCGATCTGCATCTGCGCAACATCTGCCTCTTCGATGGAGAACCCCGCCTCTTCGATTGCATCGAATTCAATGACCAGATCGCCAGCATCGACATGCTTTACGATCTGGCCTTCCTGCTGATGGACCTTTGGCATCGCGGCTTTCCGGAACTCGCCAACCTGGTGATGAACCGCTACCTCGACGAAGCAGACGACGAGGACGGCTTCATCCTGCTGCCCTTTTTCATGGCAGTGCGGGCCGCGGTGCGCGCGCACGTCATCGCAACCCAGATAGAGGAAGGCAGTGCTGTTTCCGGCGGGCTGACTGCCGAGGCCAGATCCTATTTCGAGCTCGCCCGAACGCTTCTCCAGGCAAAGTCACCCCGGGTGATCGCCATCGGAGGCTTGAGCGGCTCCGGCAAGACGAGCGTCGCCGAGGCACTCGCCGCACATATCGGCTCGCCGCCCGGTGCGCGCATTGTCGAGAGCGACCGCATCCGCAAAGCCATGCATGGGGTCCCTGCAGAAACGAAACTGCCGGACAGGGCTTACCGACCGGAGGTGTCCGATCGCGTCTACGGCGAAATGGCATGGCGCGCCGGCCTGATCCTTTCCGAGGGTGGTTCGGTGGTCGCCGACGCCGTATTCGACAGGCCGGCAGATCGTAACCGAATCGAGAAGGCGGCCAGCGACAGGGCCGTCGCTTTCGCCGGATTCTGGCTGGAGGCCGATCCGCTCGTTCTTTGGCGACGGGTCAGCGAGCGCAGTGGCGGTCCTTCCGACGCAACCGTCGATATCCTGTCGCGGCAATTGCAACGAAATGCGGCCCCATCCGCCTGGCGCAAGGTCGACGCCGATCGAAAACTCGCCGACATCGCGGCGGAGTTGGCGGACTTTTCGGACGCGGCCGCTTCTGCTTCCGCACGGGGCGATCCAATCAAGACAGCATCCTGA
- a CDS encoding universal stress protein, whose translation MAFKKTILAVTGPSQGDGDLKLAADLCNEIGAHLAVLVVAIAAPPPVGEYAAVVSQAWLEERQADEDLLKKRAAAVSALLAGRGLSADVSSEYPEAGWADETIGRRARYADVTVVGPELLAGETLKSKTIEGALFSSGKPLLLIPQGARPTLKPKRVLIAWDARLESSRAVRESLDVLIGADEVHLVMVDPVEDQYHHGAEPGADAAAYLARHGVKVIVDRLPSLNHSVADVLRRHAVDIAADLMVMGAYGHSRLRQRIFGGVTNSMLEDPSMPILMAR comes from the coding sequence ATGGCTTTCAAAAAAACGATACTTGCGGTTACGGGACCGAGCCAGGGTGACGGTGATCTCAAACTCGCCGCCGATCTGTGCAACGAAATCGGCGCCCATCTTGCTGTTCTCGTCGTTGCCATTGCTGCGCCGCCACCAGTCGGAGAGTATGCCGCGGTCGTTTCGCAAGCTTGGCTCGAGGAGCGTCAGGCCGACGAGGATCTGTTGAAGAAGCGAGCCGCTGCCGTGTCGGCTCTTCTCGCCGGCCGGGGGCTTTCGGCCGATGTCTCCAGCGAATATCCGGAAGCCGGCTGGGCCGACGAAACAATCGGCCGCCGTGCTCGCTACGCCGACGTTACGGTGGTTGGGCCGGAGTTGCTTGCCGGCGAAACGCTGAAAAGCAAAACGATCGAAGGCGCATTGTTTTCTTCGGGAAAGCCTTTGCTGCTCATCCCGCAGGGCGCGCGCCCGACGCTGAAGCCGAAACGCGTGCTGATCGCCTGGGACGCCCGTCTGGAGTCATCGCGTGCCGTCCGCGAATCTCTCGACGTGCTGATAGGCGCCGATGAGGTGCACCTGGTCATGGTCGATCCGGTGGAGGACCAATACCACCATGGGGCGGAACCCGGAGCCGATGCCGCTGCCTATCTCGCGCGGCATGGCGTGAAAGTCATTGTCGACCGGCTGCCGAGCTTGAATCATTCAGTAGCCGACGTGCTTCGTCGGCACGCCGTCGACATCGCCGCCGACCTGATGGTCATGGGCGCCTATGGTCATTCCCGGTTGCGCCAGCGCATCTTCGGCGGCGTCACCAACTCGATGCTTGAAGATCCGTCGATGCCGATCCTTATGGCGCGGTGA
- a CDS encoding cytochrome c, giving the protein MKLLIAAALATLACQASTAQEMSYGEAEYLNSCAVCHGPEGKGDGPLGDELLKRPADLTQLSKQNRGEFPYWRVFAVIDGRYVLPEHGQRDMPVWGRQFLPGDAKKYGPNAGEIVTTERIHELAGYVQRLQR; this is encoded by the coding sequence ATGAAACTCCTGATCGCGGCAGCTCTCGCAACCTTGGCTTGCCAGGCGTCCACGGCACAGGAAATGAGCTATGGCGAGGCGGAGTATCTGAACTCCTGCGCGGTCTGCCACGGTCCCGAGGGCAAAGGCGACGGCCCCTTGGGCGATGAGTTGCTGAAGCGTCCAGCCGACCTGACACAGCTCTCCAAACAAAATCGCGGCGAATTCCCCTATTGGCGCGTTTTTGCGGTGATCGATGGCCGTTACGTCCTACCTGAGCATGGCCAGCGCGACATGCCGGTTTGGGGCCGCCAATTTCTCCCCGGGGACGCCAAGAAATATGGGCCAAACGCCGGAGAAATCGTCACCACGGAACGGATCCACGAACTGGCCGGTTATGTCCAGAGACTGCAGCGATAG
- the fixJ gene encoding response regulator FixJ, producing the protein MADNLVHVVDDDVDVRKSLGFLLATADFAVRLYESATAFLATATGNLDGCIVTDVRMPGIDGIEFLRQLRTRGHTLPVIVMTGHADVALAVQAMKEGAADFIEKPFDDELLIDAIRSALDNRNPVHAVHPQSAEINGRLSTLSERERQVLDGLVSGLANKTIAYDLGISPRTVEIHRANVMSKMGASSLSHLVRMALVVESKY; encoded by the coding sequence ATGGCCGATAATCTTGTGCACGTGGTCGACGACGACGTGGACGTTCGCAAGTCGCTTGGTTTTCTCCTGGCGACGGCTGATTTCGCTGTGCGCCTGTACGAATCGGCGACAGCTTTTCTGGCTACGGCGACAGGCAATCTCGATGGGTGCATCGTGACCGATGTGCGTATGCCCGGCATCGACGGCATCGAGTTCCTGCGGCAGCTCAGAACCCGTGGACATACGCTTCCGGTCATTGTCATGACGGGTCACGCCGATGTCGCGCTCGCCGTTCAGGCGATGAAGGAGGGTGCTGCCGATTTCATCGAAAAGCCGTTTGACGACGAGTTGCTGATCGATGCGATTCGCTCCGCATTGGACAACCGCAACCCGGTGCATGCGGTTCACCCTCAATCCGCGGAGATCAACGGCCGTCTGTCGACGCTGTCGGAGCGGGAGCGACAGGTGCTGGATGGCCTTGTGTCAGGCTTGGCTAACAAGACGATCGCCTATGACCTGGGCATCAGCCCGCGCACTGTCGAGATCCACCGCGCCAATGTGATGAGCAAAATGGGCGCGAGCAGCCTGTCGCATCTCGTGCGCATGGCATTGGTCGTGGAATCCAAATATTAG
- a CDS encoding pyridoxamine 5'-phosphate oxidase family protein, translating into MLIRTLSALECTKLLAANRVGHLACAKDGQPYVVCVNYAHADNHLYAFSMPGKKVDWMRANPLVCVQVEEHGQGRGWRSVVVDGRYEELPDRIGHKVQCDHAWSVLSKHADWWEPGALKPVTPPVSDSMPPVFYRIHIEQVSGREAIE; encoded by the coding sequence ATGCTGATCCGCACACTTTCTGCCTTGGAATGCACGAAATTGCTGGCGGCCAATCGTGTCGGCCACTTGGCATGCGCGAAGGACGGGCAACCCTACGTCGTGTGCGTCAACTACGCCCACGCGGACAATCATCTCTATGCGTTTTCCATGCCGGGCAAGAAGGTCGACTGGATGCGGGCCAATCCGTTGGTATGCGTCCAGGTCGAGGAGCACGGCCAAGGGCGCGGCTGGAGAAGCGTGGTTGTCGATGGCCGGTACGAAGAGCTGCCGGATCGGATCGGCCATAAGGTTCAGTGCGATCATGCATGGTCGGTGTTGAGCAAGCACGCGGACTGGTGGGAGCCTGGCGCCCTCAAGCCGGTTACACCCCCGGTTTCGGACAGCATGCCGCCCGTTTTCTACCGGATCCACATCGAGCAGGTGTCGGGCCGGGAAGCAATCGAGTAG
- a CDS encoding CBS domain-containing protein, with translation MQAEAIMTTPVIGIKPSASVADAAALMLSKKISGLPVIRDDGALVGIVSEGDFLRRGELDTQAKRSRWLEFFVSPGRAADEYVHANGRRVDEVMSDDVVTASPSASLGEIVELMTRHHVKRVPVVDGGKVVGIIARSDLLRALLRAQPSTASTAMGDEQIRQNIIAELAAHKWASTEMISVTVDKGVVELSGAIFDERERHAAIVAAENVAGVKAVKDNLFCAGPVSVILVS, from the coding sequence GTGCAAGCCGAAGCCATAATGACAACACCGGTTATCGGGATCAAACCGTCGGCGTCGGTCGCCGATGCGGCAGCGCTGATGCTCTCGAAAAAGATCAGCGGCCTTCCCGTCATTCGCGATGACGGCGCGCTGGTGGGGATTGTCAGCGAAGGCGATTTCCTGCGCCGGGGAGAACTCGACACGCAAGCCAAGCGCTCGCGCTGGCTGGAGTTTTTCGTCAGTCCGGGAAGAGCTGCCGATGAGTATGTCCACGCCAATGGGCGGCGAGTCGATGAGGTGATGTCAGACGACGTCGTCACCGCATCCCCCAGCGCGTCGCTCGGAGAGATCGTCGAGCTGATGACGCGCCATCACGTCAAACGCGTCCCGGTCGTCGACGGCGGGAAAGTTGTCGGCATTATTGCCCGCTCCGATCTTCTCCGTGCCTTGCTTCGCGCCCAACCGAGCACGGCCTCGACGGCCATGGGCGACGAACAGATCCGCCAGAACATCATTGCCGAACTGGCGGCTCACAAATGGGCCAGTACCGAGATGATCAGCGTCACTGTGGACAAAGGTGTCGTGGAGCTGAGCGGCGCCATCTTCGACGAACGCGAGCGCCATGCAGCCATTGTCGCGGCCGAAAACGTCGCCGGCGTCAAAGCCGTGAAAGACAATCTCTTCTGTGCCGGGCCGGTGTCCGTCATTTTGGTTTCTTAG
- a CDS encoding translational machinery protein, with protein MQTRHAVAWLDHREAKVFFFDRETAESLRLATTLTHHQTHNKAGTIDGKRAPENQSFYHDIVSALQPAKEWLIVGPGSAKDELVKHVRSHHPHMKGRIVGVETADHPTEAQIVAHARTFFRAADRMLP; from the coding sequence ATGCAGACTCGACATGCCGTCGCGTGGCTGGACCATCGCGAAGCCAAGGTATTCTTCTTCGATCGCGAGACCGCCGAAAGCCTGAGGCTTGCAACCACGCTGACGCATCACCAAACCCACAACAAGGCGGGAACCATCGATGGAAAGCGCGCGCCGGAAAACCAGTCTTTTTACCATGATATCGTCAGCGCCCTGCAACCGGCAAAGGAGTGGCTGATCGTAGGACCGGGATCGGCAAAGGACGAACTGGTCAAACATGTTCGCAGCCATCATCCACATATGAAGGGTCGCATTGTCGGCGTCGAAACGGCGGACCATCCCACGGAAGCGCAGATCGTGGCGCACGCACGGACATTCTTCCGGGCCGCCGACCGTATGTTGCCATAG
- a CDS encoding cytochrome c → MKLRFPTSVPAYAARSAILTAAFGLLTAWANADPISRGKALLEVNCARCHAIGKTDKSSHPDAPAFRTLSQRYPLTDLEEAFAEGISTGHPDMPEWVASPDQIEAIVAYIGSLQQP, encoded by the coding sequence ATGAAGCTTAGATTCCCGACCTCTGTTCCGGCGTACGCTGCGCGTTCGGCAATCCTTACTGCAGCGTTTGGGCTGCTTACCGCGTGGGCGAACGCCGATCCTATATCGCGCGGAAAAGCGTTGCTTGAAGTCAATTGCGCTCGATGCCATGCGATTGGAAAAACAGACAAGAGCAGCCATCCCGACGCACCGGCATTTCGTACGCTCTCGCAGCGCTATCCGCTCACCGATCTGGAGGAGGCATTCGCCGAAGGCATTTCGACCGGCCATCCCGACATGCCCGAATGGGTTGCTAGCCCCGATCAGATTGAGGCAATCGTCGCCTATATCGGGAGCCTGCAGCAACCGTGA
- a CDS encoding phasin family protein: MSGKQPRPVATDHNGATIMQTQPERSQFALQPSPTSNGHRFLLAAVDLQAQAFKAVMRYQIETHSFLKHRCEQNVKLADDLVAGNEFNDAFDVLSAFFQNATSDYVIEAGKVASIGSKLASETARHVRRGAETTIEDLAASTVG, translated from the coding sequence TTGTCGGGCAAACAGCCACGTCCCGTAGCCACGGACCACAACGGAGCGACAATCATGCAGACTCAACCCGAGCGGTCGCAATTCGCCCTGCAGCCCTCGCCGACGAGCAATGGCCACCGGTTCCTTCTTGCCGCAGTGGATCTTCAGGCTCAGGCTTTCAAGGCAGTGATGCGCTACCAGATCGAGACGCATTCCTTCTTGAAACATCGCTGCGAGCAGAACGTCAAACTGGCGGACGATCTCGTCGCTGGCAACGAATTCAACGACGCCTTTGATGTGCTCAGCGCCTTCTTTCAGAACGCCACCTCGGACTATGTGATCGAGGCCGGCAAGGTCGCCTCAATCGGCTCCAAACTTGCCTCGGAAACAGCCAGGCACGTTCGTAGGGGAGCAGAGACCACGATTGAGGATTTGGCCGCAAGCACGGTGGGCTGA
- a CDS encoding lipoyl domain-containing protein gives MINDRLGGWDMVPVQRRTAMQDIKIDEALWASSMLPEGIVERWFIASGAAIKAGERIAEVRIEDALHEIVAPATGRATIVATVNAIIEPGSVLATLDDRPRPG, from the coding sequence GTGATCAATGACCGCCTCGGCGGGTGGGATATGGTCCCGGTTCAAAGGAGAACCGCTATGCAGGATATCAAGATCGATGAAGCACTATGGGCATCAAGCATGCTGCCGGAGGGCATCGTGGAGCGGTGGTTCATCGCCAGCGGTGCTGCGATCAAGGCTGGCGAGCGCATAGCGGAAGTTCGAATTGAGGATGCGCTGCACGAGATCGTCGCGCCGGCAACCGGACGCGCGACGATCGTCGCCACCGTGAATGCCATTATCGAGCCTGGCTCGGTTCTGGCAACATTGGACGACAGGCCGCGGCCGGGCTGA